From Girardinichthys multiradiatus isolate DD_20200921_A chromosome 19, DD_fGirMul_XY1, whole genome shotgun sequence:
tcagcacagAAGccctgacgtccctctccccagacacctcctccagctcctccggggggaccccaaggcgttcccaggccagctaagagacatagtccctccagcgtgtcctaggcgtgtcctgggcctcctcccggtgggatgtgcctggaacacctcccgaggaaggcgtccaggaggcatcagaTATAGCCgatggctcctctcgatgtggaggagcagcggctctactccgagcccctcccggatggccgagctcctccccctatctctaagggagtgcccggccaccatatggaggaagctcatttcggccgcttgtatctgggatctcgctctttcggtcatgacccaaagttcatggccataggtgagggtaggaacgtagaccgaccggtaaatcgagagcttcattTTCCGGCtcggctctctcttcaccacaacggaccggcacggcgcccccattactacggcagccgcaccaatctgtctgtcgatctcccgctccatttttccctcactcgtgaacaagaccccaagatacttgaactcctccacttgaggtaggaactctcctccaacctgaagaggacaagccaccctttttcagttgagaaccatggccttggacttggaggagctgatcttcatcccagctgcttcacactcggcggcgaactgccccagcgcatgctgtaggtcttggctagagggggccagcaggactacatcatccgcaaaaagaagagacgaaatccactggtctccAAACCAGACTCCCTCCTGCCCTatgctgtgcctagaaatcctgtccataaaagttatgaacaggaccggtgataaagggcagccctgccagagtccaacatgcaccaggaagaggtccgacttagtgccggcaatgcagaccaaactcctgctccgcttgtacagagaccagatgggcTCTAATAAAGGgctcccgattccatactcctggagcaccccccacagggcaccacgagggacacagtcgaatgctttctgcaggtccacaaaacacatgtggaccggttgggtaaactcccatgaaccctcgagtaccctgtagacgGTATAGAGcttgtccagtgttccacggccgggacaaaaaccaactgctcctcctgaagctgaggttcgactattggttggactcttctctccaataccctggcgtaggccttaccagtcacccttcttatgaagggggaccaccaccccagcagaccctcactatgcgtttgggcctgccaagtctgtccggctttctcctcttccagcggatccaactcaccaccaggtggtgatcagtggacagctcagcccctctcttcacccaagtgaccaaaacatgcggccgaaggtctgacgatacgacaacaaagtcgatcatcgacctcctgcctagggtgtcctggtgccaagttcactgatggacacccttatgcctGAACATGGTggtcattatggacaatccgtgactagcacagaagtccaataacgaaacaccactcagattcagatcggggaggccattcctcccgatcacgcctctccaggtgtcactgtcgtttcccacgtgggcgttgaagtcccccagcagaataatagagtccctgggaggggcactatccagcacccccgacagggatgccaagaaggccgggtactccgcactactgccCGGCCCataggccaaaacgacagtcagagacctgtccccaacccgaaggcgcagggatgcgaccctctcatccactggggtaaaccccaacatgagactgctgagctggggggcaacaagcaaacccaccccagcccgccgcctctccccgtgggccactccagagtagaagagagtccagcccttctcaaagagatgggttccagagcccacgttgtgcgtggaggtgagcccaactatttctagtcgatatctctcgacctcccgcacaagctcaggctccttcccccccagtgaggtgacattccatgtccctagagccagcctaagcatccagggatcgggtCACCGACGTCTCTACCTACGTCTGCCGCCCAAACCACCtgtgcaccggtccctcatggttcccccatcaggtggtgggcccactgggggatggcctcgcatctctccttcgggcttggcccgacCGGGTCCCGCGaagagcaacccagccaccaggcgctcccTAAtgggtcccgaccccaggcctggctccagggtgggaccccagctccgccaTACGGGttcgacgtcacgtgcctcgatcgtATAGTCGttatgagggtgtcttgaaccgctctttgtctgacacatCACCTAGAGCTTGTTTggcatgggagaccctaccaggggcatttaagccccagacagcatagcctctaggatcattcaggcactcaaacccctccaccacgttaaggtggcagttcaaggaggggtattATTACCCTGTTTAGGTTATTACTCATACAATTTGTgtataaataaatctaaaccaATAGTGTAGTTTATTTACAATATATGTGGTAAGTTTCAGTCTTACTGGAGTTCTTGGAGATTTGCTCTGAATGGTCAGAGCATGCATCTCTATGTGAACAAAAAGCTATTCCATAGTGACTTATCCTTCTGTTCCTCCTCACAGTGCTGATGTTTCAAGAGGTGTGGGGTCGCAGCTACTGCCGGACCATGGAGAAGCTAGTTGAAGTTGTCCAGGAATACCCAACGGAGGTGGAGCATATCTACAGCCCCTCCTGCGTGCCACTGGTGAGATGTGCTGGCTGCTGTGGGGACGAGAACTTGGAATGCCATCCCACTGAAACTTCAAATGTCACAATGCAGGtaagaaaacagcaaaaaaaaattttatactCTTGGATTTTCTTTCACAATTGGACAACACTTCAtaagttcaatgtattttatgtgattttaagttatagaccaacacaatgtagggCCTATTTGAGTAatgaaaatgttgcctggttttcaggttttttgcaaataaaaatgtgataatCATAATAATCATATATATTCATTCACTTTCATTTTGATACcgctaaataaaatcctgtgcaaaCAATTGTCTTCAGAAACCTAATAATTAGTCAATTTTGTCCACCTGAGTGTATTGTAATCTCAGTATACATTCActggttctgtgaaggcctcagaggtttgaacattagtgaataaacacCATCTAaagacacagcagacaggacaGGAATATAGTTGAGTGGTTAAAAAATATCCCAAGGTTCAAACATTTCAGAGAGCACTGTTGAATccataaacagaaaatgtaaaaagtattgCAAACCTACTAATACATATCTCTCCACCTAAACCTGCAGGCCAAGCaaggagagcaataatcagaTAAGCGGTCAAAAGGCCGGTGGTAGTTCTATAGGTCATGTTGGGGATAAGACactctggtcagataaaaccTAAGTTAAACCTTTTGGCTGGTATCTGCTTTGGCTTATCTTGAACACACCTTCTACACCTTAAAACAGAAAGTAGCAATATCATACTGTGgtaatgcttttcttcatcatggtcagggaagctggtcaggatTGATGGGGAGATTAATAGAACTAAAGagagggcaatcctggaagaaaacctattagaggctGCAAGACTTGAGACTGGCAATGACTGTAAACACACAGCCAAAGCTAAAATGGAATGGTTTGCACTGCAGAATATGTAAGTACTTTAAGGGCCTATTCAAAGTCCGCGCTGAATTCCACCTGAGACTCAGTAataagactttaaaaaaaaatgattgcTCACAGAAACTCCCCATTCAATCTTAATAAACCTGAGCTTTTTCGTGCAGAAGAATGGCCAAATTCTCACCagatttgcaaagctggtagttgcagctataattgcaaCAGAAGGTGGTTCTGCATACTTTTAAATTAGGGAGCctgaacacaaatacacaatacacctttcagatttttatgtttttaaatgttgaaaatcTTGTGTCATTTTTCaagtcattttcttttcaatgctttgaagtttgtggttgtaacttacgaaaatattttaaattttaaggaTTTTGAGTAATTTTAAAAGGCACTGTCCCATTATAACTGTGTCCTCTGACTGTGATAAACAGCTGTTGAAAATCcggccagcagaaccaggtgAAGAATATGTTGAGATGACCTTTGTGGAGCATAAGACATGTGAATGTAGGTAagaaaaccagagaaaaacatttctcctATTATCTACATGTATttagttaaaacattttaattattttcatacCCAGTTACAAAATGAGTTGAGGGAAGCTTTTACGAACAATGTTTAATTCGTATTCTGCTGTAAGACATCTTCTCTggcaatatacaggggttggacaatgaaactgaaacacctgtcattttagtgtgggaggtttcatggctaaattggaccagcctggtagccagtcttcattgattgcacattgcaccaataagagcagagtgtgaaggttcaattagcagggtaagagcacagttttgctcaaaatattgaaatgcacacaacattatgggtgacataccagagttcaaaagaggacaaattattggtgaacgtcttgctggcgcatctgtgaccaagacagcaagtctttgtgatgtatcaagagccacggtatccagggtaatgtcagcataccaccaagaaggacaaaccacatccaacaggattaactgtggacgcaagaggaagctgtctgaaaggggtgttcgggtgctaacctggattgtatccaaaaaacataaaaccacggctgcccaaatcacggcagaattaaatgtgcacctcaactctcctgtttccaccagaactgtccgtcaggagctccacagggtcaatatacacggccgggctgctatagccaaacctttggtcacacatgccaatgccaaacgtcagtttcaatggtgcaaggagcgcaaatcttgggctgtggacaatgtgaaacatgtattgttctctgatgagtccacctttactgttttccccacatccgggagagttacggtgtggagaagccccaaagaagcgtaccacccagactgttgcatgtccagagtgaagcatgggtgtggatcagtgatggtttgggctgccatatcatgtcattcccttggcccaatacttatgctagatgggcacgtcactgccaaggactaccgaaccattcttgagggccatgtgcatccaatggttcaaacattgtatcctgaaggcggtgctgtgtatcaggatgacaatgcaccaatacacacagcaagactggtgaaagattggtttgatgaacatgaaagtgaagttgaacatctcccatggcctgcacagtcaccagatctaaatattattgagccactttggggtgttttggaggagcgagtcaggaaacgttttcctccaccagtatcacgtagtgacctggccactatcctgcaagaagaatggcttaaaatccctctgaccactgtgcaggacttgtatatgttattcccaagacgaattgacgctgtattggccgcaaaaggaggccctacaccatactaataaattattgtggtctaaaaccaggtgtttcagtttcattgtccaacccttgtactAATAGGTGTCTCTATTTTATTCCTTGTTAAAGAGGAAATTTATGGGAAATTTATCATCTcaatgaggaaataaaaacatttaactggCCTTGACCTGGCAGACAGCTTACATGCCTGGATGCGCTGCACAAACATATGTCACAGATCCTGGCAATCTGGTAGATCTGTGATGGCAAAAAGCAAGACGTGATAGTCATTACACAACCAActttaatctttcctctttatttcttctttcagTTACATTTCATGCTGGTCTTCATGCCAGTTCTAACTTTCTTTATCCCAGGACTATGTGCAGGACTtgcatatgtcattcccaagacgaattgacgctgtattggccgcaaaaggaggccctacaccatactaataaattattgtgatctaaaaccaggtgtttcagtttcattgtccaacccctgtacattcttCTTTATAGGATTTTGTTATTAAAGTCTACCACTGCTCACTTCAGCAAgtgtgctgtgtttttattttctaaaagtaTAGACTGACAAGAGAGTTTTTGATCTACAGTTTTTGCTGATTCTAGTTTCTCTTAAGAACTGATTAACAAggttaaatgtatttctttctaGCCTTGCTGCCATGAGCACttattatttctattagaaacaGAGGCAATATCGCACTGTGGGAAAGAGAGCAGATGCTGTAAAGCAGATGTTTGTCtaatattttaaagacaaaatgatttaaaaagttacatttttgacAGCCTTTAGCATCTCATTTTAGCTATTAGCACAATTAGCATAGTTAGCGTTAGTAACTGTAAACAGCAGTTTCTTTGTGTGTTCCTGAGAGAATGTTCACACCTGCCTTAAATCTCATATTTCTAATAGGCTGCCAATGTTtacaaatccagcatgtttcatGACAGACAGCTTGAAATCTTAGAAGTATAAAACAGTATAACTTTGCTACAATACATTTAGCCTTCTTGGTATCTGCTAAAGTCGGCTCCTAGTCAAATTGACCATTGGCCATGTGAGCAAAACCCAAGAAAAGGCTCTTTTATTGTATCTTAACCACAGAGTACACAGAACAGAGCCTTGTTGCCACATCATACAAAACATAGCATGTTCTAATTGCATGTCACAAAATTTGTGGGTGTTGACTAGGCTATTACTTTTGAAAATGTAAGCTTAGAACACCCAATTCTTCTGCATTTTCACCATTTAAACTCTAAAGGAGCATTATGGAGCATTATTGCTGAGGGCCTGTTTTGCCCtcagcaagatgctgccaccactgtgcaCCAACAGTGTTCCAAGGCTTTAAAACCCCACCTTGACTCCCCCAAACACACTGCTTTTAATTGTGACCAAATAGCGCAATCTTTGTCTCGCCCGACCTTtaaacatttctccagaaagcatTTGGCTTCTCCATGTGAGAAGTTGCAAATTCCTGTCGAGCTTTAAGTGCTTGGGTCTGGggagttttttgttgttggcactttttcaatatttgttaaacctgtttcactgtggacagtgaAACTTGTGTTACAACAGTTTCCAGTTTATGTTTAGGCAAGGCAACATttcagcacatttcagcaacaagacaaatcaaagtgctttacatgatcaAAATTGGTTTTGAAATAGACAACAGAGCCTAAAATTAAGCAACTGGAATGGCTCCAGACCCCATTTCTATTGAATATTTGTGGACCGCTTAACAGTAAGCTCTGCAActggaaaccaaccaattttaTTTGAGCCCATATGTTGGATCTTGCGTGAATAAGAGAAAATCTGCAATAAGTTCAAACGTTTGCACCCAAAcctaaaaataatttaagtttTTTGTGTTATCGTTCCACTCTGGAAAAATTTATTGTTCTGCGGTATCATGAAAGCACAATATCAATATGGCATTCAGGCAAAAGGATGCAAACCTCTCAGCAGTactatacagtacatgagaCATTCACTTTGGGTTTTGATGGTTAGGTTGGGCGGCACTGTGGCTCTGTAccctgcagcaaaaaggtccaaAGTTTGAATcatggcctggggtctttctgcatggagtttgcatgctctccACTTGCGTGCCTgtgttctctccgggtactgcagcttccttccacagtccaaaaacatgactgattAATTGGTCCTTCTAAatacggatggatggagggagggagggagggagggagggacggacggacggacggatgggcATGGATAAGGATGGTTTGGCCTACAACTTTCTAAACGCGTTTCTAAGTGTCAACTTTAGTGCAGAACCTGAATATTCAAACCTACAAATGTTAATGGATTGCTTAGTTAACCCAGTCCATAAATAAATCAttgtcacagaaaaatatgaacaaattaCAGGTTTTAATCCTGTTCCAGAGCCAGGTTA
This genomic window contains:
- the pgfb gene encoding placenta growth factor isoform X2 translates to MTQEFPVSVGGRQSLCARKDSEMTPVFFLRTVVVLYLLLSPVQNLPMPQRNSTVQVLMFQEVWGRSYCRTMEKLVEVVQEYPTEVEHIYSPSCVPLVRCAGCCGDENLECHPTETSNVTMQLLKIRPAEPGEEYVEMTFVEHKTCECRTMCRTCICHSQDELTLYWPQKEALHHTNKLL